In Thermoanaerobaculia bacterium, a single genomic region encodes these proteins:
- a CDS encoding fatty acid desaturase, which yields MSQESTVETSLRKLCATYARPLRGRATWQLVSTAIPFVLLWAFMAQTVLWGWNYGWTLLLALPMSGLFIRLFIIQHDCGHGSFFASRKADHMVGAALGVVTLFPYGYWKKTHAIHHATSGNLDRREFGDVRTLTVEEYLKLSPAKRFGYRLYRSAPALFLVGPFYQFVLKHRIPFDLPFAWKKEWASVLWNNLVLGLLVWGLVATIGWKTLLLVELPILLVAGALGIWLFYVQHQFEDAYWERQDAWDADTAAIQGSSFYDLPRFLHWFTGNIGFHHIHHLASKIPNYRLREAFNSSPALQKAPRLSIRESFRCARLKLWDEQKRRLVGFPRRRQTVSA from the coding sequence TTGAGCCAAGAATCGACTGTCGAGACTTCCCTGCGCAAGCTCTGCGCGACCTATGCGCGGCCACTGCGGGGGCGCGCCACCTGGCAGCTCGTGAGCACCGCGATTCCGTTCGTCCTGCTCTGGGCGTTCATGGCCCAGACGGTGCTCTGGGGTTGGAACTACGGCTGGACGCTGCTGCTCGCCCTGCCGATGTCGGGCCTGTTCATCCGACTCTTCATCATCCAGCACGACTGCGGCCACGGTTCGTTCTTCGCTTCGCGCAAGGCCGATCACATGGTCGGGGCGGCGCTCGGCGTGGTGACCCTGTTCCCTTACGGCTACTGGAAGAAGACCCACGCCATTCACCATGCGACCTCGGGAAACCTCGACCGGCGCGAGTTCGGCGACGTCCGTACCCTCACCGTGGAGGAGTACCTCAAGCTCTCGCCAGCCAAGCGGTTCGGCTACCGCCTGTATCGCAGCGCTCCGGCGCTCTTCCTGGTCGGGCCGTTCTACCAGTTCGTCCTCAAGCACCGGATCCCGTTCGACCTGCCGTTCGCCTGGAAGAAGGAGTGGGCGAGCGTGCTGTGGAACAACCTGGTGCTCGGCCTCCTGGTCTGGGGTCTCGTCGCGACGATCGGCTGGAAGACCCTGCTCCTGGTCGAGCTGCCGATCCTGCTCGTCGCCGGCGCCTTGGGAATCTGGCTGTTCTACGTCCAGCACCAGTTCGAGGACGCCTACTGGGAGCGCCAGGACGCCTGGGACGCCGACACGGCGGCGATCCAGGGGAGCTCGTTCTACGACCTGCCGCGCTTCCTGCACTGGTTCACCGGCAACATCGGCTTCCACCACATCCATCACCTGGCGAGCAAGATTCCGAACTACCGCCTGCGCGAGGCCTTCAACTCCAGTCCGGCGCTGCAGAAGGCGCCGCGGTTGTCGATCCGCGAGAGCTTCCGCTGCGCGCGGCTCAAGCTCTGGGACGAGCAGAAGCGCCGCCTGGTGGGTTTCCCGCGCCGCCGCCAGACCGTCTCGGCCTGA
- a CDS encoding hemolysin III family protein, with the protein MANDAKLPVYSVAEEVAHSVSHGIGVVLAIVGLAVLIPRAALHGSPLDLTAAWVFGATLILLYLASTLYHSIPIVRAKKVLRVIDHSSIYLLIAGTYTPFTLGPLLGPWGWSLFAWVWSGAIGGILWKAVALGRAPIVSVLLYVGMGWSCLIAFQPLVERLPMGGVTLLVAGGLCYTLGLVFFAWKSLRYHHFIWHLFVLAGSVCHYFAILHYVIPAPASAAL; encoded by the coding sequence ATGGCGAACGACGCAAAGCTGCCGGTCTACAGCGTTGCCGAAGAGGTGGCGCACAGCGTCTCGCACGGCATCGGCGTCGTGCTGGCGATCGTCGGGCTCGCCGTGCTGATTCCCCGCGCCGCCCTCCACGGCAGCCCGCTGGACCTCACGGCAGCGTGGGTTTTCGGAGCCACGCTGATCCTGCTCTACCTGGCATCGACGCTCTACCATTCCATCCCGATCGTGCGCGCCAAGAAGGTGCTGCGCGTCATCGACCACTCCTCGATCTACCTCTTGATTGCCGGCACCTACACGCCGTTCACCCTCGGGCCACTGCTGGGACCGTGGGGCTGGTCGCTCTTTGCCTGGGTCTGGAGCGGCGCGATCGGCGGCATTCTCTGGAAGGCAGTGGCCCTCGGACGCGCGCCGATCGTCTCGGTGCTGCTCTACGTCGGAATGGGCTGGTCCTGCCTCATCGCCTTCCAGCCGCTGGTCGAGCGCCTGCCCATGGGCGGCGTGACCCTGCTCGTGGCCGGCGGCCTCTGCTACACGCTCGGGCTGGTCTTCTTCGCCTGGAAGAGCCTGCGCTACCACCACTTCATCTGGCACCTGTTCGTGCTGGCCGGCAGCGTCTGCCACTACTTCGCCATCCTGCACTACGTCATTCCCGCGCCGGCGTCCGCGGCACTCTGA
- a CDS encoding lysoplasmalogenase — MKTPRVPPVWAAGCILALVAGAGHLLAESAGVTLWALLAKPIPVLLLLAWVALAGDSPLRWPLAGGLALSAVGDVLIQRPGGFLAGLAFFLAAHLAYTSGFWRASPKLHTARALPFLLFGSLMGYWITPGTAGMAIPVGAYILTISAMMWRAAALNGAPRLEPLVGRLATAGAILFAASDSLIAIHRFVAPIAWSDPPIMILYWLGQTGIAASAVVAGRAPTAGAARPAVGGAR; from the coding sequence GTGAAGACGCCTCGAGTCCCGCCCGTGTGGGCTGCCGGCTGCATCCTCGCGTTGGTCGCGGGAGCGGGACACCTGCTCGCCGAGAGCGCCGGCGTGACCCTCTGGGCGCTCCTCGCCAAGCCGATCCCGGTGCTCCTCCTCCTCGCCTGGGTCGCGCTTGCCGGCGACTCGCCGCTCCGGTGGCCCTTGGCGGGCGGCCTCGCCCTGTCGGCAGTGGGGGATGTGCTGATCCAGCGGCCCGGCGGGTTCCTCGCCGGCCTCGCCTTCTTCCTCGCCGCCCACCTCGCTTACACGAGCGGATTCTGGCGCGCCAGCCCGAAGCTCCACACGGCGCGCGCGCTGCCGTTCCTGCTCTTCGGCAGCCTGATGGGCTACTGGATCACCCCGGGCACCGCCGGCATGGCGATTCCGGTCGGCGCCTACATTCTGACGATCAGCGCGATGATGTGGCGCGCTGCGGCGCTCAACGGCGCACCGCGGCTCGAGCCGCTCGTCGGCCGCCTGGCGACCGCCGGCGCGATTCTCTTCGCGGCGAGTGACAGCCTGATCGCGATCCATCGCTTTGTCGCGCCGATCGCGTGGTCCGACCCGCCGATCATGATCCTCTACTGGCTCGGCCAGACGGGGATCGCCGCGTCCGCGGTCGTCGCCGGCCGCGCCCCGACGGCGGGCGCCGCGCGCCCGGCGGTCGGAGGCGCGCGATGA
- a CDS encoding bifunctional chorismate mutase/prephenate dehydratase has product MTRDVPPQNQNERPADLQALREALERIDHRLLRLLRERMDLVEGVAEAKLGSAWPFRDPAREDRLLLRLRQSAVEEGLDPHEVERLYRVILDMSVAHQQAFVRALETTPLRVTYQGAEGSYSHLAAQRQYSGRPGGVLLTGCETFRRAAEAVLSGEADLALLPIENTTAGSINETYDLLGEGGLTITGEVIAAIEHCLLGLPGSTVEELSAALSHPQALWQCEGFFRAHPHIRAQAEFDTAGAARKVKESGDRALAAIASFAAASTYGLEVLVRGIQTQAGNATRFVEMGLHAVPVAETARVKSSLLLVLSDRPGALGEVLQELARRGLNLTKLESRPIPGNPWSYRFYLDVDGHASATVFQEALAALGALTTDLRLLGTYPAAG; this is encoded by the coding sequence ATGACCCGGGACGTCCCTCCGCAGAACCAGAACGAGCGCCCCGCCGACCTGCAGGCGCTGCGCGAGGCGCTCGAACGGATCGACCACCGCCTGCTGCGTCTGCTGCGCGAACGAATGGATCTGGTCGAAGGTGTCGCCGAGGCAAAGCTGGGCAGCGCCTGGCCGTTCCGGGATCCGGCCCGCGAAGACCGTCTGCTCCTGCGCTTGCGACAGAGTGCGGTGGAGGAGGGGCTCGACCCGCACGAGGTCGAGCGGCTCTATCGCGTCATTCTCGACATGTCGGTCGCCCACCAGCAGGCGTTCGTGCGCGCCCTCGAAACGACGCCGCTCCGGGTCACCTATCAGGGGGCGGAGGGCTCGTACAGCCATCTCGCGGCGCAGCGCCAGTACTCCGGGCGGCCCGGTGGCGTGCTGCTCACCGGCTGCGAGACCTTCCGGCGCGCCGCGGAGGCGGTGCTCTCGGGCGAGGCCGACCTGGCGCTCCTGCCGATCGAGAATACGACTGCCGGCAGCATCAACGAGACCTACGATCTCCTCGGCGAGGGCGGCCTCACGATTACCGGCGAGGTCATCGCCGCGATCGAGCACTGCCTGCTGGGGCTGCCCGGCTCGACGGTCGAGGAGCTCTCCGCGGCGCTCTCGCATCCGCAGGCGCTCTGGCAGTGCGAGGGGTTTTTTCGCGCCCATCCACATATCCGGGCACAGGCGGAGTTCGACACCGCGGGCGCGGCGCGCAAGGTGAAGGAGTCGGGGGACCGGGCGCTCGCGGCCATAGCGAGTTTCGCGGCGGCTTCGACCTATGGACTCGAAGTGCTCGTGCGCGGCATCCAGACCCAGGCCGGAAACGCCACCCGCTTCGTCGAGATGGGGCTGCACGCCGTGCCGGTGGCGGAGACGGCGCGGGTGAAGAGCTCGCTGCTGCTGGTTCTCTCCGATCGGCCCGGAGCCCTGGGCGAGGTCCTGCAGGAGCTCGCACGCCGGGGTCTCAATCTCACCAAGCTCGAATCCCGCCCGATTCCAGGCAACCCGTGGTCGTACCGTTTCTACCTCGACGTCGACGGCCACGCCTCAGCGACCGTCTTCCAGGAGGCACTGGCGGCGCTTGGCGCCCTGACGACCGATCTTCGCCTCCTCGGCACCTATCCGGCCGCCGGGTGA
- the smc gene encoding chromosome segregation protein SMC encodes MLKLERLDVSGFKSFVDPVHVLFAGGITGIVGPNGCGKSNLSDAITWVLGEQSAKSMRGDTMEDVIFNGSEKRKPLGMGEVTLSFLADASFAGGALGEDGRVTISRRVFRTGESQYRLNGKTVRLKEIKDLLMDTGLGIRAYSVIEQGKIGLILSGKPQERRKLIEEAAGITRYKARKKIAELKLEEATANLLRLDDIVSEIERNLRSLKRQAGAARRFQERQAEWKTLHRAVLGGRWSRLASELAERRIALGESQTRETDLAANIHRQEAELAELREKIDRLATELSDKSRRQAELGATIAGRQQFLSGTRRTIAEIDARVAAGQAVSGKRREDLEAHGRTVGELTASRARLIVEHDQAAALVQADGARLREVESVAAAAEARLEAARQELLASLGELTALRNRIHREQIESEKSSFRQRHLFDELALRSQEITEASRGLATANARLAEIEALLGERHLELTAARETLAELLAREATAADVLRTLEHERTGRTERQRFLAELAEGDREKGRALAEHLAALGISEPATLGTRIHVMRGWERSLDLYLGDLIDAVVLSGELPAREVATLLADSAHASGTLLTPLSAEDGEAIAGGGAWPWPDDPAIVASLGDALGLEPEVAQALPPAYLVATPEDAERLARRHPGVSFLTRDRLWMQGGLIHLQSDEQQPGFLARASELTDLADLLPGLEERILAAQSEIQELVAARAAVAETIHRAQEAAGALKQEQAGVRSRRDDLAGRHQRLTEAEEGLQREQARLASELARLGEVQLGLGGDLEGLEARHAAQELQFDELQKEVEAARKERETQRALGAGRRGQLDVLTERLQSMDRESSRLAREIAAAERQIEEWMKESATLAARKSELEAAMQQAERELQEALDLRAGGEELLRRDGESLDGERQGARARQEALAAVRREHDQARGEVENLRIALVGLEHDATHLGAEHAEHFGEPLPEIPGELPPNLAEMEVDLARIKEQIEAIGPVNVLAADEYSGEEERHKFLSVQRADVAASVESLRHTIKEINQTSSERFKEAFAQVNAQFSKTFVDLFRGGEAEMRLLDEEDLMESGIEIVARPPGKRLQNLMLLSGGEKALTAIALLFALFRTKPSPFCILDEVDAPLDDINTLRFVGMLRELAKETQCIVITHNKLTMEVASTLYGVTMEERGVSKLVTVALEEVHPEAAAVSA; translated from the coding sequence ATGCTCAAGCTCGAACGCCTCGATGTCTCTGGTTTCAAGTCCTTCGTCGACCCCGTGCACGTCCTGTTCGCGGGCGGGATCACCGGCATCGTCGGTCCGAACGGCTGCGGGAAGTCGAATCTCTCGGACGCCATCACCTGGGTTCTCGGCGAGCAGAGCGCCAAATCGATGCGCGGCGACACCATGGAAGACGTCATTTTCAATGGCTCCGAGAAGAGGAAGCCTCTCGGCATGGGCGAAGTCACGCTCTCTTTCCTGGCCGACGCGAGCTTCGCCGGCGGCGCCCTGGGGGAGGACGGGAGGGTGACGATCTCCCGCCGCGTCTTCCGCACGGGTGAGTCGCAGTATCGCCTGAACGGCAAGACGGTCCGCCTCAAGGAGATCAAGGACCTGCTGATGGACACCGGACTGGGCATCCGAGCCTACTCGGTCATCGAGCAGGGGAAGATCGGCCTCATCCTCTCGGGGAAGCCCCAGGAGCGCCGCAAGCTGATCGAAGAGGCGGCCGGGATCACCCGCTACAAGGCGCGCAAGAAGATCGCCGAGCTGAAGCTCGAAGAGGCGACGGCGAACCTCCTGCGACTCGACGACATCGTGAGCGAGATCGAGCGCAACCTGCGCTCGCTCAAGCGCCAGGCAGGGGCCGCGCGCCGATTCCAGGAGCGCCAGGCGGAGTGGAAGACGCTCCACCGTGCGGTCCTCGGCGGGCGCTGGTCGCGCCTCGCGAGCGAGCTCGCGGAGCGCCGCATCGCCCTCGGCGAGTCACAGACGAGGGAGACCGACCTCGCCGCCAACATCCACCGCCAGGAGGCCGAGCTCGCCGAGTTGCGCGAGAAGATCGACCGGCTCGCCACGGAGCTCTCCGACAAGTCGCGCCGCCAGGCCGAGCTCGGCGCGACCATCGCAGGGCGCCAGCAGTTCCTCTCCGGCACCCGGCGGACGATCGCCGAGATCGACGCCCGGGTCGCCGCCGGACAGGCGGTTTCCGGCAAGCGGCGGGAGGATCTCGAAGCCCACGGCCGCACGGTCGGCGAGCTCACCGCCAGTCGCGCCCGGTTGATCGTCGAGCACGATCAGGCGGCGGCCCTCGTCCAGGCGGACGGCGCCCGGCTGCGCGAGGTCGAATCGGTCGCGGCGGCCGCCGAAGCGCGCCTCGAGGCGGCGCGCCAGGAGCTCCTCGCCTCGCTGGGCGAGCTCACGGCGCTGCGCAACCGGATCCATCGCGAGCAGATCGAGTCGGAAAAGAGCAGCTTCCGCCAGCGCCATCTCTTCGACGAGCTCGCGCTGCGCTCGCAGGAGATCACCGAGGCGAGCCGCGGCCTGGCCACGGCCAACGCCCGTCTGGCCGAAATCGAGGCCCTGCTGGGAGAGCGCCACCTCGAGCTCACGGCGGCGCGCGAAACTCTCGCCGAGCTCCTGGCCCGGGAGGCCACCGCCGCCGACGTCCTGCGCACGCTCGAACACGAACGCACCGGACGAACGGAGCGCCAGCGCTTCCTTGCCGAGCTCGCCGAAGGCGATCGGGAGAAAGGCCGGGCGCTCGCCGAACATCTCGCGGCGCTCGGCATCTCCGAGCCCGCGACGCTCGGCACCCGCATTCACGTAATGCGCGGCTGGGAGCGCAGCCTCGACCTCTACCTCGGCGACCTGATCGACGCGGTCGTGCTCTCGGGTGAGCTGCCGGCGCGCGAGGTCGCGACCCTGCTCGCCGACAGCGCCCATGCCTCGGGGACGCTCCTCACCCCGCTCTCCGCCGAGGATGGTGAGGCCATCGCCGGTGGCGGGGCCTGGCCGTGGCCGGACGATCCGGCGATCGTCGCGTCGCTCGGCGACGCCCTCGGCCTCGAACCGGAGGTCGCCCAGGCTCTCCCGCCGGCCTACCTCGTCGCCACTCCGGAGGACGCCGAGCGGCTCGCCCGCCGTCACCCGGGGGTCTCGTTCCTGACCCGCGACCGGCTCTGGATGCAGGGCGGCCTGATCCACCTCCAGAGCGACGAGCAGCAGCCCGGGTTCCTTGCCCGCGCCAGCGAGCTGACCGATCTCGCCGACCTCCTGCCGGGGCTCGAGGAGCGCATCCTCGCCGCCCAGAGCGAGATTCAGGAGCTCGTCGCGGCGCGAGCCGCCGTCGCCGAGACCATCCACCGCGCGCAGGAGGCGGCCGGTGCGCTCAAGCAGGAGCAGGCCGGCGTGCGCTCCCGCCGCGACGACCTCGCCGGGCGGCATCAGCGCCTGACCGAAGCCGAAGAGGGGCTGCAGCGCGAGCAGGCGCGCCTCGCCTCCGAGCTCGCCCGCCTCGGCGAGGTTCAGCTCGGCCTCGGCGGTGACCTCGAGGGTCTCGAGGCGCGACACGCCGCCCAGGAGCTCCAGTTCGACGAGCTCCAGAAGGAGGTCGAAGCGGCTCGCAAGGAGCGCGAGACCCAGCGCGCCCTCGGTGCCGGCCGGCGCGGACAGCTCGACGTGCTCACCGAGCGGCTGCAGTCGATGGACCGCGAGAGCTCCCGGCTGGCGCGCGAGATCGCCGCCGCGGAGCGCCAGATCGAGGAGTGGATGAAAGAGTCCGCCACGCTCGCGGCGAGGAAGAGCGAGCTCGAGGCCGCCATGCAGCAGGCGGAGCGCGAGCTCCAGGAAGCGCTCGACCTGCGCGCTGGCGGCGAGGAGCTGCTGCGGCGCGATGGCGAGAGCCTCGACGGCGAGCGCCAGGGCGCGCGGGCGCGCCAGGAAGCGCTCGCCGCCGTTCGCCGCGAGCATGACCAGGCCCGCGGCGAGGTGGAGAATCTCCGCATCGCCCTGGTCGGCCTCGAGCACGACGCCACCCATCTTGGCGCCGAGCATGCCGAGCATTTCGGCGAGCCGTTGCCCGAGATTCCGGGCGAGCTGCCGCCGAACCTCGCCGAGATGGAGGTCGATCTGGCGCGGATCAAGGAGCAGATCGAGGCCATCGGCCCGGTGAACGTCCTTGCCGCCGACGAGTACAGCGGCGAGGAGGAGCGCCACAAGTTCCTCTCGGTGCAGCGCGCCGACGTCGCCGCCTCGGTCGAGTCGCTGCGTCACACCATCAAGGAGATCAACCAGACCTCGAGCGAGCGCTTCAAGGAGGCGTTCGCCCAGGTGAACGCCCAGTTCTCGAAGACCTTCGTCGATCTGTTCCGCGGCGGCGAAGCCGAGATGCGCCTGCTCGACGAAGAAGACCTCATGGAGAGCGGCATCGAGATCGTGGCGCGACCGCCCGGCAAGCGCTTGCAGAACCTGATGCTGCTCTCCGGCGGCGAGAAAGCGCTGACTGCGATTGCGCTGCTCTTCGCGCTCTTCCGCACCAAGCCTTCGCCGTTCTGCATCCTCGACGAGGTCGACGCACCGCTCGACGACATCAACACGCTGCGATTCGTCGGCATGCTGCGCGAGCTCGCCAAGGAGACGCAGTGCATCGTCATCACCCACAACAAGCTCACCATGGAGGTCGCGAGCACGCTCTACGGCGTAACCATGGAAGAGCGCGGCGTGTCGAAGCTGGTGACAGTGGCCCTCGAAGAGGTCCACCCCGAAGCAGCCGCCGTTTCGGCTTAG
- a CDS encoding metal ABC transporter permease, producing MDLLTLWFWPLVALILLPALLVYFGLHVVGRGIIFVDLALAQIAALGIATAILFGADPDHGHLPHVLATAFTLAGAALFSLTRFRHARVPQEAIIGVLYIVAAAASTLVLSRTAAGDEEIKNLLVGNLLLVSREAVLSTLVLFAAVGAFHFALRRKFHLVSFDELEAERQGMSVRLWDFLFYATFGLVVTSFVRLAGVYLVFSYLIVPAVCGALLSSRIATRLAIGWGVALAAGLSGLLLSTQWESMDLPTGPTIVCIFGLLLAGSGAIAWIRHLREAASSRSDRPGEAGSTHI from the coding sequence ATGGACCTTCTGACACTCTGGTTCTGGCCACTCGTCGCCCTGATCCTGCTGCCCGCGCTCCTCGTCTATTTCGGACTCCACGTCGTCGGCCGGGGGATCATCTTCGTCGATCTCGCGCTGGCGCAGATCGCGGCGCTCGGCATCGCGACGGCGATCCTCTTCGGCGCCGATCCCGACCACGGGCATCTTCCCCATGTGTTGGCAACGGCCTTCACCCTGGCCGGCGCGGCGCTCTTCTCGCTCACCCGCTTCCGCCATGCCCGGGTGCCGCAGGAGGCGATCATCGGCGTCCTCTACATCGTCGCGGCAGCGGCCTCGACCCTGGTGCTCTCGCGGACGGCCGCAGGAGACGAGGAGATCAAGAACCTCCTGGTCGGCAATCTCCTGCTGGTCTCGCGCGAGGCGGTGCTCAGCACCCTCGTTCTCTTCGCGGCAGTCGGCGCTTTCCACTTCGCTCTGCGCCGCAAATTCCACCTGGTGTCCTTCGACGAGCTCGAGGCGGAGCGCCAGGGAATGAGCGTGCGACTCTGGGACTTCCTCTTCTACGCCACTTTCGGGTTGGTCGTCACCAGCTTCGTCCGTCTCGCCGGCGTCTATCTTGTGTTCTCGTATCTCATCGTGCCGGCGGTCTGCGGCGCGCTGCTCTCCTCGCGGATCGCGACGCGCCTGGCGATCGGCTGGGGGGTGGCGCTCGCCGCCGGCCTCTCCGGCCTCCTGCTCTCGACGCAATGGGAAAGCATGGACCTGCCCACCGGACCGACCATCGTCTGCATCTTCGGCCTCCTGCTGGCGGGTTCCGGAGCGATCGCCTGGATCCGGCATCTCAGAGAGGCGGCCTCCAGCCGATCCGACCGGCCCGGGGAGGCGGGTTCCACCCATATCTAG
- a CDS encoding zinc ABC transporter substrate-binding protein, translated as MNIGTRNPLFASAVCLAATLLTPAAGLAELKVVATTSEYGALAKEIGGARVTVTTIAKPTEDPHFVDARPSQIVAMHRADVLIEGGAELEIGWLAPLLDGARNPRILAGAPGRVVASQGIKLLDIPQSADRSQGDTHLAGNPHFMLDPENAKVVAAHLARVFTALDAAGAQSFQTNLATSTAALDAKIREWTEILAPFKGRPIVTYHPTWRYFSHRFGLDASTFLEPKPGIPPSPPHLAQVIAKMQAQNIRVLLLEPYQPRKTAESVAAHNGAQVVEVCQFPGGIPGTETYVELIDTNVKRIAQALAKQP; from the coding sequence ATGAACATCGGCACGAGAAACCCGCTCTTCGCCAGCGCCGTCTGCCTGGCGGCCACGCTCCTCACGCCCGCCGCAGGCCTTGCCGAGCTCAAGGTCGTCGCCACGACCTCCGAGTACGGCGCGCTCGCGAAAGAGATCGGCGGCGCCCGGGTGACTGTCACCACGATCGCCAAACCGACCGAAGACCCGCATTTCGTCGACGCCCGGCCGAGTCAGATCGTGGCGATGCATCGCGCCGACGTGCTGATCGAAGGCGGCGCCGAGCTCGAGATCGGATGGCTCGCTCCCCTGCTCGACGGGGCGCGCAATCCGCGCATCCTCGCCGGCGCGCCGGGCCGCGTCGTGGCTTCGCAGGGCATAAAGCTCCTCGACATTCCGCAGTCGGCGGACCGCTCGCAGGGCGACACCCACCTCGCCGGCAATCCTCATTTCATGCTCGACCCGGAGAACGCCAAGGTCGTCGCCGCGCACCTGGCGCGGGTCTTCACGGCACTGGATGCGGCCGGCGCGCAGAGCTTCCAGACGAACCTCGCGACCTCGACCGCCGCGCTCGACGCCAAGATCCGCGAATGGACGGAGATCCTGGCGCCGTTCAAGGGGCGCCCCATCGTCACCTATCACCCGACCTGGCGCTACTTCAGCCACCGGTTCGGACTCGATGCGAGTACCTTTCTCGAACCCAAGCCCGGCATCCCGCCCTCGCCTCCCCACCTGGCCCAGGTCATAGCGAAAATGCAGGCGCAGAACATCCGCGTGCTGCTGCTCGAGCCCTACCAGCCGCGCAAGACTGCCGAGTCGGTCGCGGCACACAACGGCGCGCAGGTGGTCGAGGTCTGCCAGTTTCCCGGCGGCATCCCGGGGACGGAGACCTACGTCGAACTGATCGACACCAACGTGAAACGCATCGCGCAGGCGCTGGCGAAGCAGCCTTGA
- the xrtH gene encoding exosortase H: MRAPQKPPPAASAWSRYRRELGFLILFVLILGTTFTLISWNPVNDRVIEPFTGAIARAGGATLNLLGQQTTMSGTIIRNDRFAVNIRNGCNGVEAMLIYFAAVLAFPASWRSRLLGVVLGFVAIQLVNLVRVVALFLTGVYFPRLFDSSHTVIWQTVVILSGVLLWILWANRFAELHPGDPAAASDAPSA, encoded by the coding sequence ATGCGCGCTCCCCAAAAGCCCCCGCCAGCAGCCTCCGCCTGGAGCCGCTATCGGCGGGAGCTCGGCTTCCTGATCCTCTTCGTGCTGATTCTCGGGACGACTTTCACCCTGATCTCCTGGAATCCGGTCAACGACCGCGTCATCGAGCCGTTCACCGGCGCGATCGCCCGGGCCGGTGGAGCGACCCTCAACCTGCTGGGTCAGCAGACCACGATGAGCGGCACGATCATTCGCAACGACCGGTTCGCGGTCAACATCCGCAACGGCTGCAACGGCGTCGAGGCGATGTTGATCTACTTCGCCGCCGTGCTCGCCTTTCCGGCGAGCTGGCGATCGCGCCTTCTGGGCGTGGTTCTGGGCTTCGTCGCGATCCAGCTGGTGAACCTCGTCCGGGTGGTCGCACTGTTTCTCACCGGAGTCTATTTTCCGCGGCTCTTCGACAGCTCCCACACGGTGATCTGGCAGACCGTCGTCATCCTCTCCGGGGTGCTGCTCTGGATACTGTGGGCGAATCGCTTCGCGGAGCTGCACCCTGGCGACCCCGCGGCCGCGAGCGATGCGCCGTCGGCCTAA
- the pyrR gene encoding bifunctional pyr operon transcriptional regulator/uracil phosphoribosyltransferase PyrR, giving the protein MRRIVRRMAGELIESEGDLDNLMLVGIRTRGVPLADQLAADIFQLEGKRVAIGTLDITLYRDDLSLVAPKPVVRESHFPVPIADRTLVLCDDVLYTGRTVRAALDALLDYGRPKAVRLAVLIDRGWREFPIHADVVGRKVPTSATEVIKVSFEATDAESKVQILDRKPGS; this is encoded by the coding sequence ATGCGTCGCATCGTCCGTCGAATGGCGGGCGAGCTCATCGAGTCCGAAGGCGACCTCGACAATCTGATGCTCGTCGGGATTCGGACCCGGGGCGTGCCGCTCGCTGACCAGCTGGCGGCGGACATCTTCCAGCTCGAAGGCAAGCGCGTGGCGATCGGCACCCTCGACATCACGCTCTACCGCGACGATCTGTCGCTGGTCGCTCCGAAACCGGTGGTGCGGGAGAGCCATTTCCCCGTGCCGATCGCGGACCGCACGCTCGTTCTGTGCGACGACGTGCTCTACACCGGCCGAACCGTGCGCGCGGCGCTCGACGCGCTGCTCGACTACGGACGGCCCAAGGCGGTCCGCCTCGCGGTGCTGATCGACCGCGGCTGGCGGGAGTTCCCGATCCATGCCGACGTCGTCGGGCGCAAGGTCCCGACCTCCGCGACCGAAGTGATCAAGGTCAGCTTCGAGGCCACCGACGCGGAGTCGAAGGTGCAGATTCTGGACCGCAAGCCGGGCTCATGA